The genomic interval CGCAATCCACGCCACCAAGCTTGGATTAAGCTTAAATGCCAAGGCCCTAAGTCAAGCCATGGCCGATGGAATATGATGACCTTAGGCAATATCCAGGGATCCCGCGTGTGGCTTTCAGCCCCCAATCTCGAAGCACATTAGCGCCCCGGCGACAGGAGTTGTGAAAATTTGCTGCAATTGCGCAATCGCCTTCCACATCGCCATTAGAAGTCTGGCCTCTTTTGCCCTCGACGTCTTGCTAGTGCTCTTTTTGCCCACTTTCCGGTCTCTTGGACGGAAGCATTGGAAGAAGGCATACGCAGTACTGTGTTTGACGCCAGTACATATGTGTCAAAGCGTATTGTCAGTCGGCCGGAATTGTCCGATGGAACAGGTATGCTGTTCATGTCGTCTTGTAGGGCACGCCGAACTTATTCATGTTACTTGACGATACAACAGCTCCATGATGTATTTTGATCCGGAGTCATAAAGTATTcgatataaaagtaaagagaTCTGGACCCCAGATGCAGGTCCAGACCCTGAAGCTTGGCTGGATCTTGGGGAATCTCTTGACTGCGCTGATCATATCATTTGCTGGGATAGACGTGAGACAAGACCCTCCAGGAAAGGGACGAAGGATTCGGGACGGGCCCCAAACCTCTGGGAATGGGTTATCTGGGGGACATTGTTTTACTGCCGGCGATGCCAAGTGTCATCAAACCTTTTGCTTTTAACGGCTACTAGTTGCGAAAGCTGTGACTGGCTAGCTGGCAGCCTTACCTCGGAGCCCTTGTGCTTGTCAACCGCTCAGGGACGTTCAGCACAGTCACTGCAGTCTTGGCAGCTGACAATGCCGGAATATGCCTGTTCAGTTGATTGAAGCTGAATGATACATTATGGTTCTCATATCCATGTTCTTGAGGCAATGGAGAACGTATGGAGTACAGTACCGAGCCTAAGCTCAACGGTCCGCAGGAAGAAACTAGATGAAGTCACGAACAATGGAATCGGGACAAGTCGAAGCAACGGCCGACGGCGTTGCCGTAAGCCTTGATTTGATCAAGAGACACGATCTTAGTCAACGGACGTTGCATGAAGATAACTGCAGAGAAAAGGAGTTGACGCAGGAACGAGACAGAAAAAAGGAATACTAGGGGCGCCATGTGGCTTGCCTGCCGCGCTTGTCGTGAAAGGTGTGTTCACCGGGACTTAGCACTCTACGCTCTAGTTGCATATGCGGTCTATCACTTGCCTCCTCGCTTAGACGACTTTGCTCCTGACTCCGCCCCCTCAACATCCGCCTTTCAACTTCCTCCACACCACATGCTTCCGCCCACACCCCGGACTAGAACAATTcactaataagctttatgTGGACTCTCATGAGTATTCTCCTTCACACCATCAACTGCCGCCTCCCAAATAGGTAATGAGGCTGAACATATACCTGCGTCGTTCCCCAATTCTTTCCCCTGGAAGAGTGGCATTCGGTACTTCCCGATCAAGAACTCGGTTTGCCATGGATGGGGATACCATACAATATGGATTCGAATACCATGGATGCCACTAATACGATCCACACAGATAAGGAAAAGAAAGAAGAGGCGAACTGTGCTCAGGTGCAAATGAGTCCGTCAACCATTGACGGTTGACACAATCAGCATTTGCAACACGGTGCTGACAACACCGAAATCTCTCATCTTTGGCGGTACGCTATTGCAACAATGTACGTACGCTTCTGCCAAGATCCACTACCGGAACTGGGCCATGAGGCTGAACAGCGTTATTTTCTGTTGCCCCCTAATTTCACGATGCAGAGGTTTTCAACTTCATGGCGTATTCTCGGTCTGGTATTCCGTATTGGGAATGGCAAGAGCTTGATGATTCCACCGTACTCGTCCGGATCTGTTCGCTACGTTCATCGGGCATTCAACCGATTGCGCGGAGGAGGAAATTTGCATCACATCTTGGCAGGAGTGAGCAGAGCTGGGAAAACTTTGATGGAGATCTTTACGCAACTTCATTTTGCATCCGATTCCAATCCCTTTTCCAGCCTCAAAGATTTCCATATAATCCCACCTTCGAGTCCGCATCTACACATTCCTATTCCTCATCCACTCCCACAAGATCATAGAAGAACATCATCTCCAGAAGTCCGATTCGATAGAGAACTCTAGTTGTGATACTTCTTCCTCATCTGTCTCTTTCACTTCGACTTCGCTTCCTTCTCATTATTTGCATAATAACTCTTCAAAATGAGGGTCACCATCGACAAGCCATCCTTCCACAGCCGCAGCCTTTCTGTGCCGGCACCTCCTACACCTCCTCCTGAAGCATTGGGCCTCAACCTTCCCGGCTTCGACACCTTCAAGGCCAACTTTGACCTCCCTCTCACACCTGTCACGCCCCCGCCAGAGTACAAGGAGCACCCTTTCTCTCACAACGACCGTGTCCGCGACCTTTCTCCCGTCGTCGACCCCAATGACCAACCCCTCGTGGCCGTTATCGGCGTCGGCTACGTCGGCACTCACCTCGTCGAGTCGTTCTCTGCCCACTACGACGTCCTCGGCTTTGATGTGTCAGAGAAGAGAATCGGCGAGATCCGCGAGGAGCTCCCAAGCGAGCGCATCCGCTTCACAACCTCCAAGACAGACCTCCACGAGGCCACCCACTTTCTCATCTCTGTCCCTACTCTCCTCAAGGCGGACAAATCTATCGACACCTCCTACCTCCAGTCCGCCATCGCCACAGTCGCCCAGCACGCACGACCGGGTTCCACCGTGGTGATAGAGAGCTCCGTCGCCGTAGGCATGACCCGCAGCCTCCTCGGCCCTGTCGCCACCGCCCACGGCTTCTACGCAGGCATGTCTCCAGAGCGCGTCGACCCAGGACGCATCGAGCCCCCTTGCCACGCGATCCCCAAGATCGTCTCTGGCCTCGACGACGAGATCCCCGGGTCGCTGGCCTCCGTCATGCGCCTTTACAACCAAGTCTTTGACCGCCTCGTGCCCGTTAGCCGCACGGAGGTCGCCGAGATGATGAAGCTCTACGAGAACTGCCAGCGCATGATGTGCATCGCCTTCGCCAACGAAATGGCAGACGCCTGCATCCCCCACGGCATTGACCCGTACGaggtcgccgccgccgccgcctccaaaCCCTTTGGATACATGCCCTACACCCCTTCCCTCGGCGTCGGTGGCCACTGTATCCCCGTTAACCCGTACTACCTCCTCTCCAACAGCGCTTTCCCCCTGTTGGAAGCCGCCGCCGAGAAGATGAATGCGCGACCCGCCGCTATTGCCCGCCGCGCTATCGATTCGTTGACGAGAGATGCCAAAGCTGGAGCTGCCTCGGCTCTAGTACGGCCTCGTGTTCTCGTCGTCGGTGTGGGCTTCAAGGCCGGCCAGTCTGTCCTGAGCAACTCACCGGGTGTTGACCTCGTCAAGGCCTTTGTCCGCTCCGGCGAGGTCGATGTCATGTACGCGGATCCCCTCGTCAAGCAGAGCGCCGTGCCTGTCGCGCCTCGCTTGGCTGATGAGAAGTGGAACAAGGAGACCCTTGAGACGTTCGACATGATTATCGTCGCTTTCCGTCAACATGGTTTGGACTTTGGTATCATGGACGAGCTTCGTGGCGTCAAAGTTGAAATGTGGTGCCCGTGATTTTCTCTGTGGCTTCttatcttctacttaaagTTGTTTCTTCCGGCGCTATTAGAGGAGAGGTCAGGTGTTTGGTTTCTTTCATTCGCATTGGTTTGAGCCGATGGCTCGGCGGGGTAAAATTGCATAAAACGAAGACTTGGATAAGAGTGTGGTCATAGACTTAAAAATGCCTTCGATGGCATTCCCAATAATAATCATAATTGTTCTGAATTTTGTGCTTGGATGATCCAGTGAATGAATAGTCCATGTCAGATAAGACTTGGTGTCTCTTTGGTCAGCCTAATCTCAAATAAGTGAAATGCCCATCGTACCTAAATGAAGTTTCTCTGAAATCCACTGAAACAATATCCTTTTGAAAATTATACGGCCATCACACCACCTTCCAACAAGTAGATACTCCCCTTAGACCCTTGCTCCTCCTAAAGCTTGGAGTTTCTGTTCCATCTTCTTCCGAAGAATCGGGGTTGGATCCTAAAGCCTTCCTTTGGGTTCTGATCTGATATTGGCGTAAAACAACAACGCAAGCCGCAGCAGCAAGAAATGTGAATCCCGTGAACAACTGAGCCCCAAGATACGTTCCCGTCCTCATGTATATCGCCAGCGCGACAGGCGCACTCACCGTCGAAGGAACAACCATCACCAACCACAACAGGCTCAGACCGGACGCCAGATTCTCCGTACCCAGAACCTCAGCAATCACAGGCGCCGCATTAACCCAGAAAACCCCGGCGGGAAGGCCCACGACAAAAGCAAACGTGACCAACGCCTCAAACGACTTTGCGTTGACCCAGAAAACAAGGGAGAGTATCCCTGTTACCAAAGTCATCAGTAACGTGACGTTGATACGCCCGAACCGATCGCTCAGCCATCCGATGGCGGGGCGTCCTACCGCCTGACCGAGCATGAAGACCGCCGAGACTTGGGAAGCCTGAGAGGGGTCCAAGCCGATGACGTTTGCGTAGTTTGCTAGTGCGAAGATGAGAATGAAGTATCCAAGCATGCTGAACGCGCCAAAGCCCAGAATCAGGAGATAATCCACCCTCTTGAACAGAGAGACATCCAGAGCCAACCGTTTGGCTCTATTCTCTTCATAGCGCGTCCGGATAAGAAGAATTGAAACGACGTTCGCTATGCCGGAGACGATGGCGAGAACGCGATAGGCCCAGGGTAGTCCCATACTGTCCATCATGGCGCCCACGGCAAGCGAGTACGTCAAGCCGCCCAGCCCTGCGCCTGCAATCGCGACGCCGTTGGCTAGAGCGCGCCGGGTGGTGAACCATTGGGCTACGATGCCGTATGAAGGCAAGAACAGCAGTCCCATGCCGACGCCGAAGAGCAAGCcttgtgagagagagaggtgcCATACTCTAGTCGAAAAGCTCGCGCATACGAGACTAGCAGACTGTAAGACTGCCCCGAGGAGCATCGTGGGCCTGGTCCCTAACTCGCGCGCCATGATCGTGGCCGGTGGTGACATGACGAGGGTGATGCCTATGTTGAGGGAGCCGATCGCAGCGTAGACAAGCGCACTTGTGCCGGGGAATGTGTCGGATCTGATGTAGTGGGCGAGGAAGACGGAATACGCTGCACTGATGCCCCACGAGTGCGCTTAAATGATTGCGATGGAGGTCGTGACGATCCAGCCATAGCCGCCATCTGGGGCGATTCTGGGGGCTGTTGAAACTCGGGGAGGTTCTTGGTTTGGCAGGGACAATTTGGTTGTTTCTGTTCCGGCTTCGTTGCTCGTGTTCATCTTGAGAGTTGATGCTAGATAATGGAGTGGCGATATGAGAAGCTTTTGATTTGGATAGGAATTAGCAACAGACGGCGACAACATAAAGTGATTATCTTGTTTCCACGCGGATAGCTTTGTTTGTACAAATAGTATTCATACATAGCGATACGAAAAACTTTCTTGGCGGCTCTGCCGAGTCTATAATGTTGTTATGTCTCGGTTCCCATTCCAAGAAATGGCTGCTTCGAACTTTCAACGAAGATCAGAACGATTTCAAATCATACAC from Colletotrichum lupini chromosome 2, complete sequence carries:
- a CDS encoding nucleotide sugar dehydrogenase, producing the protein MRVTIDKPSFHSRSLSVPAPPTPPPEALGLNLPGFDTFKANFDLPLTPVTPPPEYKEHPFSHNDRVRDLSPVVDPNDQPLVAVIGVGYVGTHLVESFSAHYDVLGFDVSEKRIGEIREELPSERIRFTTSKTDLHEATHFLISVPTLLKADKSIDTSYLQSAIATVAQHARPGSTVVIESSVAVGMTRSLLGPVATAHGFYAGMSPERVDPGRIEPPCHAIPKIVSGLDDEIPGSLASVMRLYNQVFDRLVPVSRTEVAEMMKLYENCQRMMCIAFANEMADACIPHGIDPYEVAAAAASKPFGYMPYTPSLGVGGHCIPVNPYYLLSNSAFPLLEAAAEKMNARPAAIARRAIDSLTRDAKAGAASALVRPRVLVVGVGFKAGQSVLSNSPGVDLVKAFVRSGEVDVMYADPLVKQSAVPVAPRLADEKWNKETLETFDMIIVAFRQHGLDFGIMDELRGVKVEMWCP